The Celeribacter marinus genome window below encodes:
- a CDS encoding glutathione S-transferase, whose protein sequence is MTRPILYSFRRCPYAMRARLAIASAGLEVELREVVLRDKPAQLIAASPKATVPVLIVGETVIDESRDIMDWALAHNDPDGWRDMPPAGEAWISQIEGPFKTALDRYKYATRYENVDVNVERAKAAQILWSINQHLTETPWIFGSSPTLADMATITFVRQFANTDRAWFDAQEWDGVKNWLTRFINSDQFNTIMAKYKKWRPESDIVIFA, encoded by the coding sequence ATGACTCGTCCGATTCTTTATTCCTTTCGACGATGCCCCTATGCCATGCGTGCGCGCCTAGCGATCGCATCGGCGGGACTAGAGGTCGAACTGCGCGAAGTCGTGCTGCGCGACAAACCCGCGCAGTTGATCGCAGCCTCGCCCAAGGCCACCGTGCCCGTTTTGATCGTGGGTGAGACCGTAATCGACGAGAGCCGCGACATTATGGATTGGGCGCTTGCCCACAATGACCCTGACGGGTGGCGCGACATGCCGCCCGCGGGAGAGGCATGGATTTCTCAAATCGAGGGACCATTCAAAACCGCGCTTGATCGCTACAAATACGCAACGCGGTATGAGAACGTCGATGTAAATGTTGAGCGCGCCAAAGCGGCACAAATTCTTTGGAGCATCAATCAGCACCTGACCGAAACACCATGGATATTTGGATCATCGCCTACCCTTGCGGACATGGCGACGATTACCTTTGTGCGTCAATTTGCAAATACGGATCGTGCATGGTTCGATGCCCAAGAGTGGGACGGCGTCAAAAACTGGCTTACACGGTTTATTAATTCGGATCAGTTCAACACAATCATGGCGAAATATAAAAAGTGGCGCCCCGAGTCGGATATCGTAATCTTTGCGTGA
- a CDS encoding ATP-binding cassette domain-containing protein, with the protein MLTLDDLLIIQGDFRLSAEFSLPTGSAVAVLGPSGAGKSTLLSVIGGFFAPRSGRVLWQGNDITDVAPAKRPAAHLFQDNNLFPHMTAAQNIALGIKPNLRLSVEDKRAVQDAFEATGLSGLGDRSPSQLSGGQQSRVALARVLVQRHPLVLLDEPFSALGPAMRKEMTTLAREVGAKTGATMLMVSHDLADAQAFADHVVWVADGVAHAPRTWAQVEADPPTGYRDYVGH; encoded by the coding sequence GTGCTCACACTTGACGACTTATTGATTATCCAAGGCGATTTTCGCCTGAGCGCGGAGTTCAGCCTTCCCACAGGATCGGCGGTTGCCGTGCTTGGGCCATCGGGCGCAGGGAAATCTACTTTGCTGTCGGTTATTGGCGGGTTCTTTGCGCCGCGATCAGGGCGCGTTCTTTGGCAGGGCAACGATATCACTGATGTGGCGCCGGCGAAGCGTCCCGCCGCGCATCTGTTCCAAGACAACAACCTGTTCCCACATATGACTGCGGCGCAGAATATCGCCCTTGGGATCAAGCCGAATTTGCGCCTGTCCGTTGAGGACAAACGAGCGGTGCAAGACGCATTTGAGGCAACAGGGTTGAGTGGACTTGGCGATCGATCGCCATCCCAACTTTCGGGCGGTCAGCAGTCACGTGTGGCATTGGCGCGCGTCTTGGTTCAGCGGCATCCCCTTGTGTTGCTTGATGAGCCATTCTCGGCGCTTGGGCCCGCGATGCGCAAAGAGATGACCACCTTGGCGCGTGAGGTTGGTGCAAAAACCGGAGCAACGATGTTGATGGTCTCGCATGATCTGGCGGATGCCCAAGCGTTTGCAGATCATGTTGTTTGGGTCGCGGATGGTGTCGCTCATGCGCCGCGCACGTGGGCGCAGGTCGAGGCAGATCCACCCACGGGATACCGCGATTATGTTGGGCATTGA
- the petB gene encoding cytochrome b, with translation MSGIPHDHYEPKSDIAKWAHTRLPIVGLVYDTLMIPTPKNLNWMWIWGIVLAFCLGLQIVTGIVLVMHYTPHVDMAFASVEHIMRDVNGGHMLRYLHANGASLFFFAVYMHIFRGLYYGSYKAPREITWIVGMIIYLMMMATGFMGYVLPWGQMSFWGATVITGLFGAIPLVGEPIQAWLLGGPAVDNATLNRFFSLHYLLPFVIAGLVIVHIWAFHTTGNNNPTGVDVRKTSKAEAEKDTLPFWPYFVMKDLFALGVVLVVFFAIVGFMPNYLGHPDNYLEANPLSTPAHIVPEWYFLPFYAILRAFTADVWLVQAVSFVTGGIVDAKFFGVLAMFGAIIVMALVPWLDTSKVRSGKYRPMFKWWFWLLAIDFVVLMWVGAMPTDGIYPYISLIGATYWFGYFLVLMPLLGVIEKPLPIPETIEEDFLAHYPAAKNASE, from the coding sequence ATGTCTGGTATTCCACACGACCACTACGAACCAAAGTCCGATATCGCAAAATGGGCTCACACACGTCTCCCGATTGTTGGCCTTGTCTATGACACGCTGATGATCCCGACGCCGAAAAACCTCAACTGGATGTGGATCTGGGGCATTGTTCTTGCCTTCTGTCTCGGCCTCCAGATTGTCACCGGTATCGTTCTGGTGATGCACTATACTCCGCACGTCGACATGGCATTTGCCTCGGTTGAGCACATCATGCGCGATGTGAACGGCGGTCATATGCTGCGCTACTTGCATGCAAACGGCGCATCGCTGTTCTTCTTTGCGGTCTACATGCACATCTTCCGCGGCCTGTACTACGGCTCGTACAAAGCACCACGTGAAATCACATGGATCGTCGGCATGATCATCTACCTGATGATGATGGCAACCGGCTTCATGGGGTATGTGTTGCCTTGGGGTCAGATGTCCTTTTGGGGCGCAACCGTGATCACCGGCCTATTTGGTGCGATCCCACTCGTGGGCGAGCCAATTCAGGCATGGTTGCTCGGCGGGCCTGCGGTGGACAACGCCACGCTCAACCGCTTCTTCTCGTTGCACTACTTGCTCCCCTTCGTGATTGCCGGCCTTGTGATTGTTCACATCTGGGCGTTCCACACGACAGGCAACAACAACCCAACGGGTGTTGATGTACGCAAAACGTCCAAAGCCGAAGCTGAGAAAGACACATTGCCGTTCTGGCCATATTTCGTGATGAAAGACCTATTCGCCCTTGGCGTTGTCTTGGTCGTGTTCTTTGCCATTGTCGGTTTTATGCCAAACTACCTCGGCCACCCCGATAACTACCTCGAAGCAAACCCGCTATCGACACCCGCGCACATTGTGCCTGAATGGTATTTCTTGCCCTTCTACGCCATTTTGCGCGCGTTCACCGCCGATGTGTGGTTGGTTCAGGCTGTGTCGTTTGTCACAGGCGGTATCGTGGACGCAAAGTTCTTTGGCGTACTCGCCATGTTCGGCGCGATCATCGTGATGGCTCTCGTGCCTTGGCTCGACACCTCCAAAGTTCGTTCGGGTAAATATCGCCCGATGTTCAAATGGTGGTTCTGGCTGTTGGCCATCGACTTCGTGGTACTGATGTGGGTGGGCGCAATGCCAACCGACGGTATCTATCCGTATATCTCGCTGATTGGTGCAACCTATTGGTTTGGATACTTCCTCGTTTTGATGCCGCTCTTGGGTGTTATCGAAAAGCCGCTTCCGATTCCGGAAACGATCGAAGAAGATTTTTTAGCGCACTACCCTGCCGCTAAAAATGCATCCGAGTGA
- the thiB gene encoding thiamine ABC transporter substrate binding subunit, whose amino-acid sequence MKYGLTFAATLAAFGANAEPLTIYAPDYFASEWGPGPAIKAAFEATCDGCEIEYVTGDVLPRILLEGERTPADVVIGLNSDVTKKARETGMFVPHGLDLSPLTLPLEWTDDTFLPFNWGYTAFVYDNTKIANPPTSFAELVNSDEDWTIAIQDPRTSISGLALVLWGNEVFGDDAEAAWAKLAPKITTVTKGWSEAYGMFTDGEVDMVLSYTTSPAYHIIAEDDVTKSAALFDEGHYFMVELAAKLAGTDQPELADEFMAFILDERFQSLIATANWSYPAALPKAQWPDAFSQLNYPEKAIFLNEDEAAAARDGAIDAWRAGLSQ is encoded by the coding sequence ATGAAATATGGACTGACTTTTGCAGCAACACTTGCTGCTTTCGGCGCGAACGCCGAGCCTTTGACGATCTATGCACCTGACTATTTTGCCTCTGAGTGGGGTCCTGGCCCTGCGATTAAGGCGGCGTTCGAGGCCACTTGTGACGGGTGCGAGATCGAATATGTGACGGGTGATGTGTTGCCCCGTATCTTGCTTGAGGGCGAACGCACCCCCGCAGATGTCGTGATCGGGTTGAATTCCGATGTGACCAAGAAAGCCCGCGAAACGGGTATGTTTGTGCCTCATGGGCTGGATTTGTCTCCTTTGACGCTGCCACTTGAGTGGACGGACGATACCTTTTTGCCGTTCAACTGGGGCTATACGGCGTTCGTTTATGACAACACCAAAATCGCCAACCCGCCCACGTCCTTCGCCGAATTGGTGAACTCGGACGAAGATTGGACAATCGCTATCCAAGACCCGCGCACGTCGATTTCGGGTCTCGCACTTGTGCTGTGGGGGAACGAAGTGTTCGGTGATGACGCTGAGGCGGCGTGGGCCAAACTAGCGCCCAAGATCACCACGGTAACCAAGGGATGGTCGGAGGCCTACGGCATGTTCACCGATGGCGAGGTGGATATGGTTTTGTCCTACACCACGTCTCCCGCCTACCACATCATTGCGGAGGACGATGTGACCAAATCGGCGGCTTTGTTTGATGAGGGGCACTACTTTATGGTGGAGTTGGCTGCGAAATTGGCAGGCACAGACCAGCCCGAGTTGGCCGATGAATTCATGGCGTTTATCTTGGATGAGCGGTTCCAGTCTTTGATTGCGACTGCGAATTGGTCTTATCCTGCGGCGTTGCCAAAGGCGCAATGGCCAGACGCGTTTTCGCAACTAAACTATCCTGAAAAGGCGATCTTTCTAAACGAGGATGAGGCCGCGGCGGCGCGTGATGGGGCAATCGACGCATGGCGCGCCGGCCTGTCTCAATAG
- a CDS encoding cytochrome c1 produces the protein MMKKLTLSALTALGLSAGAAMAAGDAAHIHDVDFSFEGPFGTYDQMQLQRGLQLYTEVCAGCHGLQYVSIRTLADKGGPMLPEDQVRAYATAFPVNDEAANMHLYDYDEGAARTLTSNDHFPANHSQNAPDLSMMAKARAAFHGPYGTGINQFLKGTGGPEYIVGLLTGYTGEEKEEAGKIYYENTAFPGGWIAMAPPLYGEDVEFADGHSNELHHEAEDIAAFLMWAAEPKLEARKHAGFLAVVFLIVLTSLLYLSNKKLWAPHKGKKFNL, from the coding sequence ATGATGAAGAAACTTACCCTCTCCGCCCTCACCGCCTTGGGCCTATCCGCTGGCGCGGCTATGGCAGCAGGCGATGCGGCACACATCCATGACGTGGACTTCTCCTTTGAAGGTCCGTTTGGCACTTATGACCAAATGCAGCTTCAGCGCGGACTTCAGCTTTACACCGAAGTTTGCGCGGGCTGTCACGGTCTACAATATGTGTCGATCCGGACCCTTGCGGACAAAGGCGGCCCAATGCTTCCCGAGGATCAGGTGCGTGCTTACGCAACTGCATTCCCCGTGAACGACGAAGCTGCAAACATGCACCTCTACGACTATGACGAGGGGGCCGCACGTACGCTCACGTCTAACGACCACTTCCCAGCGAACCACTCGCAAAACGCGCCCGACCTATCCATGATGGCGAAAGCACGCGCTGCGTTTCACGGCCCATACGGAACAGGTATCAACCAGTTCCTAAAAGGCACTGGTGGCCCTGAGTATATCGTCGGCCTTTTGACCGGCTACACAGGCGAAGAAAAAGAAGAAGCTGGAAAAATCTACTATGAGAACACCGCGTTCCCAGGTGGATGGATCGCAATGGCTCCTCCTCTCTACGGTGAAGACGTCGAGTTTGCCGATGGTCACTCCAATGAGTTGCACCACGAAGCAGAAGACATTGCTGCGTTCTTGATGTGGGCAGCGGAACCAAAGCTTGAAGCACGCAAGCACGCGGGCTTCCTCGCCGTTGTGTTCCTGATCGTACTGACATCGCTTTTGTACCTGTCGAACAAAAAACTTTGGGCACCGCACAAAGGCAAAAAATTCAACCTGTAA
- the petA gene encoding ubiquinol-cytochrome c reductase iron-sulfur subunit — protein MSHVDEHEGTRRDFLYYATGGAGAVAAGAVVWPLVNQMNASADVKALASIRVNIADVQAGTQLTVKWRGKPVFIRRRTQDEIDAARAVPMADLPDQIARNDNRDATLDASDENRAMDENGEWLVMMGVCTHLGCVPLGDGAGDFGGWFCPCHGSHYDTSGRIRKGPAPENLPVPTAAFEGDAEIILG, from the coding sequence GTGTCCCATGTAGACGAACACGAAGGCACCCGCCGCGATTTCCTGTACTACGCCACCGGTGGCGCAGGTGCAGTTGCAGCAGGCGCCGTGGTCTGGCCCCTGGTCAATCAAATGAACGCTTCCGCAGATGTTAAGGCGCTTGCCTCCATCCGCGTAAACATTGCTGACGTGCAAGCCGGCACGCAGTTGACGGTTAAATGGCGCGGTAAGCCCGTGTTTATTCGCCGCCGCACGCAAGACGAGATTGATGCAGCCCGCGCTGTGCCAATGGCCGACTTGCCAGACCAAATTGCGCGCAACGACAACCGCGATGCTACACTTGATGCATCCGACGAAAACCGCGCGATGGACGAAAACGGCGAATGGTTGGTGATGATGGGCGTATGTACCCACCTCGGCTGTGTGCCACTCGGCGATGGTGCGGGTGACTTTGGCGGATGGTTCTGCCCCTGTCACGGGTCGCACTACGATACATCCGGTCGCATCCGCAAAGGTCCAGCTCCAGAGAACCTTCCGGTTCCGACCGCTGCCTTTGAAGGCGACGCTGAAATCATTCTGGGCTGA
- the dapF gene encoding diaminopimelate epimerase produces the protein MQQVFSPSNLPFVKMHGLGNDFVIFDSRGIDARVTPKLAKAIGDRNRGVGFDQLAEIKDGEGTDISLDFWNSDGSRAGACGNATRCVAWLMMQESGNNSVTIRTERGVLHAVRAGDEVSVNMGHPQRDWHEVPLSHAVNTNHLPLAGDPVAVGMGNPHVVFFVDDIVGVDVAAQGVAVEHDPLFPQRTNVEFAQVRGHDEIRMRVWERGAGITLACGSGACATAVAAAERGLTGRTVRMEVDGGWMTLDWRDDGVWMTGPVQFVFRGEFDASFLEQI, from the coding sequence ATGCAACAGGTATTCTCCCCCTCGAACCTGCCCTTCGTAAAGATGCACGGGCTAGGCAATGACTTCGTGATCTTTGATTCTCGGGGGATAGACGCGCGCGTCACCCCAAAACTGGCAAAGGCCATCGGTGATCGCAACCGTGGCGTTGGCTTTGACCAACTCGCGGAGATCAAAGATGGCGAGGGGACAGATATCTCGCTCGACTTTTGGAACAGTGACGGCAGTCGCGCCGGCGCCTGCGGCAATGCAACCCGCTGTGTCGCGTGGCTGATGATGCAAGAGAGCGGCAACAACAGCGTGACCATTCGCACCGAGCGCGGCGTTCTACACGCCGTGCGCGCGGGCGACGAGGTATCGGTGAACATGGGTCACCCACAACGCGACTGGCACGAGGTGCCGCTCAGCCACGCCGTGAATACCAACCACCTGCCGCTCGCGGGCGATCCTGTAGCGGTCGGCATGGGCAATCCGCATGTGGTGTTCTTTGTGGATGATATTGTAGGCGTTGATGTCGCCGCCCAAGGTGTCGCTGTCGAACATGATCCGCTGTTCCCCCAGCGCACCAATGTTGAATTCGCCCAAGTGCGCGGCCACGACGAGATCAGAATGCGCGTCTGGGAACGTGGAGCGGGCATTACGCTTGCTTGTGGCTCAGGAGCCTGCGCCACGGCCGTAGCGGCAGCTGAGCGTGGCCTGACGGGCAGGACAGTGCGCATGGAGGTCGACGGCGGCTGGATGACCCTCGACTGGCGTGACGATGGTGTGTGGATGACGGGACCAGTGCAATTTGTATTTAGGGGCGAATTTGACGCGTCATTTCTGGAGCAGATCTAA
- the mtaB gene encoding tRNA (N(6)-L-threonylcarbamoyladenosine(37)-C(2))-methylthiotransferase MtaB — protein MSAKPPVFATLGCRLNAYETEAMKDLAAKAGVENAVVVNTCAVTAEAVRKARQEIRKLRRDNPDAKIIVTGCAAQTEPETFTSMSEVDIVIGNTEKMQPETWSAMGPDFIGQTERVQVDDIMSVTETAGHLIDGFGTRSRAYVQVQNGCDHRCTFCIIPYGRGNSRSVPAGVVVDQIKRLVDKGFNEVVLTGVDLTSWGADLPAAPRLGDLVMRILKLVPDLARLRISSIDSIEADDALMQAIATEPRLMPHLHLSLQHGDDMILKRMARRHLRDDAIAFCAEAKRLRPDMTFGADIIAGFPTETDAHFENSLKLVSDCDLTWLHVFPYSKREGTPAAKIPSQVNGKTIKERAARLRSAGDAQVARHLTAQIGRTHRILMENPLMGRTEQFTEVSFSAQQVEGQIVTATILGVSGTQLTA, from the coding sequence ATGTCAGCCAAACCGCCCGTCTTTGCGACACTCGGCTGTCGTCTCAACGCCTATGAAACCGAAGCCATGAAAGACCTCGCGGCGAAAGCGGGGGTCGAGAACGCTGTCGTGGTCAACACCTGTGCTGTGACCGCCGAAGCGGTACGCAAAGCCCGCCAAGAGATTCGCAAACTGCGCCGCGACAATCCTGATGCCAAAATCATCGTGACGGGATGCGCCGCACAGACCGAGCCAGAGACATTCACGTCGATGAGTGAGGTTGATATCGTCATCGGCAACACCGAAAAGATGCAGCCGGAAACGTGGTCCGCGATGGGGCCGGATTTCATCGGCCAAACCGAGCGCGTTCAGGTCGACGATATTATGAGCGTCACCGAGACAGCGGGCCACCTGATCGACGGGTTCGGCACGCGCAGCCGCGCCTATGTTCAAGTGCAAAACGGCTGTGATCACCGCTGCACCTTTTGCATTATCCCATACGGGCGCGGCAATTCGCGCTCGGTGCCTGCGGGCGTGGTGGTCGATCAGATCAAACGCCTCGTAGACAAGGGATTTAACGAAGTTGTTCTTACGGGTGTTGATCTGACCTCATGGGGGGCGGACCTGCCCGCCGCGCCACGTTTGGGCGATTTGGTCATGCGCATTCTTAAACTCGTGCCCGATCTGGCCCGCCTTCGGATTTCATCGATTGATTCGATTGAGGCAGATGACGCGCTGATGCAGGCCATTGCCACTGAGCCGCGTCTGATGCCTCACCTCCATCTCTCGCTTCAACACGGGGATGACATGATTCTCAAACGCATGGCCCGCCGCCATTTGCGCGACGATGCAATTGCGTTTTGCGCGGAGGCCAAGCGCCTACGGCCGGACATGACATTCGGCGCGGATATCATCGCCGGGTTCCCGACCGAAACTGACGCGCACTTTGAAAACTCGCTTAAGTTGGTTTCGGATTGCGATCTAACGTGGCTGCACGTCTTTCCCTATTCAAAGCGCGAGGGCACGCCAGCGGCGAAAATCCCAAGCCAAGTGAATGGCAAAACCATTAAAGAGCGCGCGGCGCGTCTTCGCTCTGCGGGCGATGCACAGGTCGCCCGTCACCTGACCGCACAAATCGGGCGGACTCATCGTATCTTGATGGAGAATCCCCTGATGGGCCGCACCGAACAATTCACCGAGGTCAGTTTTTCCGCCCAGCAAGTTGAAGGCCAGATTGTTACTGCCACAATTCTTGGCGTCAGCGGCACACAGTTGACAGCGTAG
- a CDS encoding thiamine/thiamine pyrophosphate ABC transporter permease ThiP produces MARRPVSIGQWAGLGAAVLVAVLSLGTLVAVAGRAEDFSSLSRHDWASVRFTVVQAALSAALSVAISIPVARALARRSFVGRGVLVTLLGAPFILPVIVAILGLTAVFGKSGIVSNLLIWAGLEPISIYGFHGVIIAHVFFNIPLATRLLLHGWGTIPSERFRLAASLRFTSIDVFRHVEIPMLRDIVPGALAVIFLICTTSFAVALTFGGGPKATTIELAIYEAFRYDFDLGKASLLALIQFAICTCAALFSFKYRVPHMVGGGLDRPVARLDTARPILRLIDTVWIVLAALFLLAPLAALVVDGAGGVLQLPVSVWYAAARSVLTALGSAALAIVLSLALVLAGQRWHWIEGVGMLSIAASPLVMGTGLFIMIFPFFDPATLALVITALVNAVMSLPFVIRAIAPAIAGSEAAYGKLADGLGMSGWTRLRLVTLPRIRAPLGFAAGLSAALSMGDLGVITLFARPEQATLPLQIYRLMGAYRMDQAMGAALLLLALSLGLFYIFDRGGRGRAHT; encoded by the coding sequence ATGGCGCGCCGGCCTGTCTCAATAGGCCAATGGGCGGGGTTGGGGGCGGCGGTACTAGTCGCCGTCCTCAGCCTTGGCACACTCGTCGCGGTCGCGGGACGGGCCGAGGATTTCTCTAGCCTGTCTCGCCACGATTGGGCCTCTGTACGGTTTACGGTGGTGCAGGCTGCGTTGTCTGCGGCTCTCTCGGTCGCGATTTCTATTCCCGTTGCCCGCGCGTTGGCGCGTCGATCATTTGTGGGGCGTGGGGTGCTTGTCACGCTTCTTGGCGCGCCTTTCATTTTGCCCGTCATCGTTGCGATTCTTGGTCTTACGGCCGTGTTCGGGAAAAGCGGGATCGTCTCAAACTTGTTGATTTGGGCCGGATTAGAGCCGATTTCTATCTACGGATTTCATGGGGTGATTATCGCCCATGTATTTTTCAACATTCCGTTGGCGACGCGTCTTTTACTGCATGGTTGGGGAACTATTCCATCGGAGCGTTTCCGGCTTGCGGCGTCACTACGATTTACCTCTATCGATGTCTTTCGCCATGTCGAGATCCCGATGCTCCGTGATATCGTGCCCGGTGCGTTGGCAGTGATTTTTTTGATCTGTACAACGTCTTTTGCGGTCGCCCTCACGTTTGGCGGTGGGCCTAAGGCGACCACAATCGAACTCGCGATTTATGAGGCATTTCGCTATGATTTTGACCTCGGCAAAGCGTCTCTTTTGGCGCTTATTCAATTTGCGATTTGTACTTGTGCTGCGCTTTTTTCATTCAAATACCGCGTGCCGCACATGGTTGGTGGGGGGCTAGATCGACCTGTTGCGCGCCTCGATACGGCGCGGCCAATATTGCGTCTGATTGATACGGTTTGGATTGTCCTCGCAGCACTCTTTTTGCTCGCGCCTCTCGCCGCATTGGTTGTGGATGGTGCGGGTGGTGTGTTGCAGCTTCCTGTTTCGGTTTGGTACGCGGCGGCGCGTTCCGTCCTCACCGCCCTTGGGTCTGCAGCACTTGCTATCGTTTTGTCTCTCGCGCTCGTTCTTGCTGGACAGAGATGGCATTGGATCGAAGGGGTTGGAATGCTTTCAATCGCGGCGTCACCGTTGGTCATGGGGACGGGGCTATTCATTATGATTTTCCCATTTTTTGATCCCGCCACACTGGCCCTTGTGATCACCGCGCTGGTGAATGCCGTGATGTCGCTCCCATTTGTCATTCGCGCAATTGCGCCCGCGATAGCAGGAAGCGAAGCCGCGTATGGAAAGCTTGCGGATGGGTTGGGGATGTCTGGATGGACGCGCTTGCGATTGGTGACGCTGCCGCGCATTCGTGCGCCTTTGGGGTTTGCCGCAGGTCTATCGGCGGCGTTATCCATGGGCGATCTTGGCGTCATCACGCTGTTTGCCCGCCCTGAGCAAGCAACCTTGCCGTTGCAAATTTATCGCCTCATGGGGGCCTATCGCATGGATCAGGCGATGGGGGCGGCGCTTTTGTTGCTCGCGCTAAGCCTTGGCCTGTTTTACATCTTTGATCGGGGAGGGCGCGGGCGTGCTCACACTTGA
- the ilvD gene encoding dihydroxy-acid dehydratase translates to MPHYKSRRSTHGRNMAGARGLWRATGMTDDDFGKPIIAVVNSFTQFVPGHVHLKDLGQMVAREIEGAGGVAKEFNTIAVDDGIAMGHDGMLYSLPSREIIADSVEYMVNAHCADAMVCISNCDKITPGMMMAAMRLNIPVIFVSGGPMEAGKVQDGDIVQKLDLVDAMVSAADESYTDAQVEEIEKAACPTCGSCSGMFTANSMNCLAEALGLALPGNGSTLATHADRRHLFLEAGRRIVEITKKHYEEELPGYLPREIATFEAFENAMSLDIAMGGSTNTVLHLLAIAYEGKVNFTMDDIDRLSRKVPVLCKVAPSVANVHMEDIHRAGGIFAILGSMYRGGLIHGDARTVHSETMAAAIAKWDITVANNPEAEQLFKAAPGGVRTTQAFSTENRYKELDTDRENGVIRSVEHAFSKDGGLAVLFGNVAERGCIVKTAGVDESILKFTGKARVFESQDDSVSAILSRKVEAGDIVVIRYEGPQGGPGMQEMLYPTSYLKSKGLGKKCALLTDGRFSGGTSGLSIGHVSPEAAEGGMIGLVETGDIIEIDIPNRSIELKVEASELDRRRTAMGPLPWKPKEPRPRHVTTALKAYALLASAADKGAVRILPDDQ, encoded by the coding sequence ATGCCCCATTACAAATCCCGCCGCTCAACGCACGGACGCAACATGGCCGGTGCACGTGGCCTTTGGCGCGCCACAGGCATGACAGACGACGATTTCGGCAAGCCGATCATCGCAGTCGTCAACTCGTTTACACAGTTCGTTCCCGGTCACGTTCACCTCAAAGACCTCGGTCAAATGGTGGCACGCGAGATTGAGGGCGCGGGCGGCGTGGCCAAAGAGTTCAACACCATTGCGGTGGATGACGGCATTGCGATGGGCCACGATGGGATGCTCTATTCCCTACCCTCGCGTGAGATTATTGCGGACAGTGTCGAATACATGGTCAACGCGCATTGTGCGGACGCTATGGTGTGTATTTCCAACTGCGATAAAATCACCCCCGGTATGATGATGGCCGCGATGCGCCTCAACATTCCCGTGATTTTCGTCTCGGGTGGTCCGATGGAAGCGGGCAAGGTGCAAGATGGCGATATCGTGCAAAAGCTCGATCTTGTGGACGCGATGGTGTCCGCCGCCGATGAAAGCTACACCGATGCGCAGGTGGAAGAGATCGAGAAAGCCGCGTGTCCAACTTGTGGATCATGCTCTGGCATGTTCACCGCCAACTCAATGAACTGTCTTGCTGAGGCCTTGGGTCTGGCACTTCCGGGTAACGGGTCAACGCTTGCCACTCACGCGGATCGTCGTCACCTCTTTTTGGAGGCAGGACGTAGGATCGTCGAGATCACCAAAAAGCACTACGAAGAAGAATTGCCGGGCTACTTGCCACGCGAGATCGCCACGTTCGAGGCTTTTGAAAACGCCATGTCGCTCGACATTGCGATGGGTGGCTCTACCAACACCGTGCTTCACCTTCTGGCGATTGCCTATGAGGGCAAGGTCAACTTTACCATGGACGACATCGATCGCTTGAGCCGCAAGGTTCCTGTACTGTGCAAAGTCGCGCCCTCGGTTGCGAACGTTCACATGGAAGATATCCACCGCGCGGGCGGCATTTTTGCCATCCTCGGGTCGATGTATCGCGGCGGGCTAATCCACGGCGATGCGCGCACCGTTCACTCCGAAACAATGGCCGCCGCGATTGCCAAATGGGACATCACGGTTGCGAACAACCCCGAGGCCGAACAATTGTTCAAAGCGGCCCCCGGCGGCGTGCGTACAACACAGGCGTTCTCGACCGAAAACCGCTACAAAGAACTCGACACAGACCGTGAGAACGGCGTGATCCGTTCGGTTGAACACGCGTTTTCCAAGGACGGCGGCTTGGCTGTTTTGTTCGGCAATGTCGCGGAGCGCGGCTGTATCGTGAAAACGGCAGGCGTCGATGAAAGCATTCTCAAATTCACGGGCAAGGCGCGTGTGTTTGAAAGCCAAGATGATTCTGTCAGCGCGATTCTCAGCCGCAAGGTCGAGGCCGGAGATATTGTGGTCATTCGATATGAGGGGCCACAGGGTGGACCGGGCATGCAGGAAATGCTTTACCCCACGTCATATCTAAAATCCAAAGGCTTGGGCAAAAAATGTGCCTTGTTGACCGATGGGCGCTTTTCCGGTGGCACCTCGGGATTGTCGATCGGCCACGTGTCACCAGAGGCCGCAGAGGGCGGTATGATCGGATTGGTGGAAACGGGCGACATTATAGAGATCGACATCCCCAACCGCTCAATCGAGCTCAAGGTTGAGGCAAGTGAGCTAGATCGTCGTCGCACTGCAATGGGACCACTCCCGTGGAAGCCCAAAGAGCCGCGCCCACGTCACGTCACAACAGCGCTCAAAGCCTATGCCCTGTTGGCTTCTGCGGCAGATAAGGGTGCGGTTCGTATCCTGCCTGACGACCAATAA